A single region of the Chryseobacterium sp. 6424 genome encodes:
- a CDS encoding YceI family protein gives MKKLLSVLTMLLLSVSTFAQLTLKSDPAHSRIQFTVMHLGINDITGNLEKANLTINANEKNFVNSTVNFSADINSINTHIEARDNHLKSADFFDAAKYPTLQFTSTSLKKVRNNYYTLKGNLTMHGITKPVTLTLVYRGSTVNAMNKKTTYGYQVMGTLKRSDFKVGSNFPEAVISDLVRIKGDFELTSE, from the coding sequence ATGAAAAAATTATTATCGGTACTTACCATGTTGCTGTTATCAGTCTCAACTTTTGCGCAGCTTACCCTTAAAAGTGACCCCGCACACTCCAGAATTCAGTTTACAGTGATGCATTTAGGCATCAATGACATCACAGGAAACCTTGAAAAAGCAAACCTGACAATAAACGCAAACGAGAAAAATTTTGTAAATTCTACAGTGAATTTCTCTGCCGACATCAACTCGATTAACACGCACATCGAAGCACGCGACAACCACTTGAAAAGCGCGGATTTCTTTGATGCAGCCAAATATCCGACACTACAGTTTACCAGTACATCGCTTAAAAAAGTACGCAACAATTATTATACACTAAAAGGTAACCTTACGATGCACGGCATTACCAAACCTGTAACACTAACGCTGGTATACCGCGGCTCCACCGTGAACGCCATGAATAAAAAAACAACCTATGGCTATCAGGTAATGGGAACTTTGAAAAGATCCGACTTCAAGGTTGGTTCTAATTTCCCCGAAGCAGTCATCAGTGATCTGGTAAGAATTAAAGGTGACTTCGAGTTGACTTCAGAATAA
- a CDS encoding aminopeptidase: MKNLLWGLMLFTNFAAVSAQQDSIYIHVALHESSNLITVNQEIAYTNRTATPLHNIKLLNWVAAYKPQTTELAHRKLEDRKNDLYFAKNSALGKLQQLDATIGNNKVPVQHLNDENIYFPLTEPLDPGEKITVKLQYQLLLPSTDFTGYGFAPGTWALKYFFLAPDSFETHEQTPRFYTDTEENQSPGNYWKIILDVPANHFSQSNLPAKASNYFEGTLSGDPEILISANKNPVIIAQVGNQQVSVAFGYALTESEKEHLEFYLPLHLKYIQEKTGFLPQKIFISSKFRKNESFIGIDDIDFWKFHYQLFSEKEQVDLTYFSIISKNVIEQAAITEKNTNHWIINGLKTHLEIQYIDENYPDRKLLGDLPENVKIFGMKPLKFFYASKLRLAERYGLAYQYMITQNLDQAINEPFQNLSNFNATAISHFETGTLFSFLAEKMGQEKFDAFLKNFLAQKKEQQITQEDFLDQLTVASGYSAEFLETFINHKNRVNFKLKRYYKKSDALELKISKNTALSIPFVIETENAEGKTETFWFDTDHNKGNKLYKIPLTEAEKIVINDDYTFPESNFRDNYLYTKGLFANTKRIKLRLFNDIPNPEYNEIYLNPRINFNAYDKVLVGVNLRNTSFFNRKFVYSLTPYFSSGTGKLTGSGGIAYSFQPAESFYRSLDIGFSASHFHYDYDLTYQKFSTFANINFSKDPRSAIGRSLAFSYNYFEKDLNPLLDPEKEYGKYNLWSLGYSYADRRAIHEKYFGTNLQWMEDFQKIMAEASYRWEFAKDKKIFFRFFGGYFLTNKTKNNLFDYGISRVSNYSFSYGLLGQSATSGLLSQQLILAEGGFKSNVGNTANQWITSVNVDSHVWRWFNIYADAGMYKSKHRKAEFIWDSGIKVKVIPDFLEVYFPIQSSLGFEPSYKDYAQRIRFTLMLNFSAITDYFRRGWF, translated from the coding sequence ATGAAAAATCTGCTTTGGGGATTAATGCTGTTCACTAATTTCGCTGCTGTTTCTGCACAGCAGGACAGCATTTATATACATGTTGCACTGCACGAGAGCAGTAACCTTATCACCGTAAACCAAGAAATTGCCTATACCAACCGTACGGCGACACCGCTACATAATATTAAACTGCTTAACTGGGTGGCCGCCTACAAACCGCAAACTACCGAACTGGCGCACCGCAAACTAGAAGACCGGAAGAATGACCTTTATTTTGCTAAAAACAGTGCGCTTGGTAAATTACAACAACTGGATGCCACTATCGGGAATAACAAAGTACCAGTTCAGCACCTAAATGATGAGAACATTTATTTTCCGCTTACCGAACCGCTGGATCCCGGTGAAAAGATAACAGTAAAACTGCAATACCAACTGCTGCTGCCTTCAACGGATTTCACCGGTTATGGCTTCGCGCCCGGCACTTGGGCCTTAAAATACTTCTTCCTAGCGCCTGACAGTTTCGAGACGCATGAACAGACGCCGAGATTCTATACCGACACTGAGGAGAACCAAAGTCCCGGAAATTACTGGAAAATCATCCTGGATGTACCGGCAAATCATTTCTCGCAGAGCAATTTGCCCGCAAAAGCGTCCAACTATTTTGAAGGAACCCTTAGCGGAGATCCGGAAATACTAATCTCAGCAAATAAAAATCCCGTCATCATCGCACAAGTCGGTAACCAGCAGGTCTCTGTAGCGTTCGGCTATGCACTTACCGAGTCGGAAAAGGAACATCTGGAGTTTTATCTACCGCTTCATCTAAAATATATTCAGGAAAAAACGGGTTTCCTACCACAGAAAATTTTCATCTCGTCAAAATTCCGGAAGAATGAAAGTTTCATTGGGATAGATGACATTGATTTCTGGAAGTTCCATTATCAGCTTTTCAGTGAGAAAGAACAGGTTGACCTTACTTACTTCAGCATCATTTCAAAGAACGTCATCGAACAGGCGGCGATCACTGAAAAAAACACGAATCACTGGATCATTAACGGACTGAAGACCCATCTCGAAATTCAATACATCGACGAAAATTACCCTGACCGTAAATTGCTTGGCGACCTTCCCGAAAACGTGAAGATTTTCGGCATGAAACCACTGAAATTCTTCTACGCCTCAAAACTGCGTTTGGCAGAGCGCTACGGATTGGCGTACCAATATATGATCACGCAAAACCTTGATCAGGCGATTAATGAACCTTTCCAAAACCTAAGTAACTTCAACGCGACTGCTATCAGTCATTTCGAAACCGGCACTTTGTTTTCTTTCCTTGCCGAGAAAATGGGGCAGGAAAAATTCGATGCGTTTTTAAAGAACTTCTTAGCACAGAAAAAAGAACAACAGATTACGCAAGAGGATTTTCTGGATCAGTTGACGGTCGCTTCGGGCTATTCGGCAGAATTCCTAGAGACGTTCATCAACCACAAGAACCGTGTGAATTTTAAACTTAAAAGATACTATAAAAAGTCAGACGCGCTTGAACTTAAAATTTCAAAGAATACGGCGCTAAGCATCCCATTTGTTATTGAGACTGAAAATGCCGAGGGTAAAACCGAAACCTTCTGGTTTGATACTGACCACAATAAAGGCAACAAACTCTACAAAATTCCGCTGACTGAAGCTGAAAAAATCGTCATAAACGATGATTACACCTTCCCAGAGTCGAACTTCAGAGATAATTACCTGTACACCAAAGGACTATTCGCGAATACGAAACGGATAAAACTGAGACTTTTCAATGATATTCCCAACCCCGAATACAATGAAATATATCTGAATCCTAGGATCAACTTCAATGCGTATGATAAAGTATTGGTGGGGGTGAATCTTCGAAACACCTCTTTCTTCAACAGAAAGTTTGTGTATTCGTTAACACCTTATTTTAGTTCCGGAACGGGCAAACTCACCGGATCAGGCGGCATTGCCTACTCTTTTCAGCCCGCAGAAAGTTTTTACCGTTCGCTTGATATAGGATTTTCGGCCTCACATTTCCATTACGACTATGATTTGACCTATCAAAAGTTTTCAACTTTTGCCAACATCAATTTCTCTAAAGATCCGCGGAGCGCTATCGGGCGCAGTTTAGCTTTTTCCTATAATTATTTCGAGAAAGACCTCAACCCGTTACTTGACCCGGAGAAAGAATATGGCAAATATAACCTGTGGAGCTTGGGATACAGCTACGCTGACCGCCGGGCCATCCATGAAAAGTACTTTGGGACTAACCTACAGTGGATGGAGGATTTCCAGAAAATCATGGCGGAGGCATCTTACCGTTGGGAATTCGCAAAAGACAAGAAGATTTTCTTCCGGTTTTTTGGGGGGTATTTCCTTACCAATAAGACCAAGAACAACCTGTTCGATTATGGTATTTCCCGTGTCAGCAATTATTCATTCTCCTACGGACTTTTAGGGCAAAGCGCCACTTCCGGCCTGTTATCGCAACAGCTCATCCTCGCAGAAGGCGGTTTTAAATCTAATGTTGGCAACACAGCCAACCAATGGATCACATCGGTCAATGTAGATTCGCACGTCTGGAGATGGTTCAACATCTATGCGGATGCTGGTATGTATAAAAGCAAGCACCGCAAAGCGGAATTCATTTGGGATTCGGGTATCAAGGTAAAGGTGATCCCGGATTTCTTGGAAGTGTACTTCCCCATCCAAAGTTCATTAGGTTTTGAGCCTTCCTATAAAGACTATGCACAGCGTATACGCTTCACCTTGATGCTGAATTTTTCGGCTATAACCGATTATTTCAGACGAGGCTGGTTCTAA
- a CDS encoding DUF6952 family protein: MKLPIIRQFYQTQTPEKLEATLEVLEAFCEFRGATDEDLNVAGELITNICGALEVHQSVNNGVAERDALNGFAQKVLGSIDK; encoded by the coding sequence ATGAAACTACCCATCATCAGACAGTTTTATCAAACCCAAACCCCTGAGAAGCTAGAGGCTACGCTGGAGGTTCTGGAGGCATTCTGCGAATTTCGTGGTGCTACCGATGAAGACCTGAACGTTGCCGGAGAACTGATAACCAATATCTGTGGCGCATTAGAAGTTCATCAAAGTGTAAATAACGGGGTTGCGGAACGCGATGCGCTTAATGGATTTGCGCAGAAGGTACTGGGATCCATTGATAAATAA
- a CDS encoding DUF4846 domain-containing protein, which translates to MATTRLFFLFLSFVFQPMASQVTEITQELKFDQTKNKINTRFSPPGGYQWVKTQPGSFGEYLVNFPLLPPGFPVRDFRAVPIENQANHAAVLKIDVGNRDLQQCADAWMRLYAEYLWSRQRFEEIGFQFTSRQFYSWADYRKGLRTVERNKKVQFIETEDLRDDYLAFRDYLSIIFQYAGTISLDRESFEVERNTDIQPGDFIIKPGSPGHLVMIVGVAENTAGKRLYLLAESFMPAQDIHILQNPFNTGISPWYELDVKAATTKTSRYTFSPTVIKRFHAFK; encoded by the coding sequence GTGGCAACCACGCGGCTTTTTTTTCTGTTTTTATCATTTGTTTTTCAGCCAATGGCTTCGCAAGTGACTGAAATAACACAGGAACTGAAGTTTGACCAAACCAAAAATAAGATCAACACCCGTTTCAGCCCGCCTGGCGGCTACCAGTGGGTGAAAACACAGCCTGGAAGCTTTGGCGAGTATCTTGTGAATTTCCCCTTATTGCCACCGGGTTTTCCGGTACGCGATTTCCGCGCTGTCCCCATAGAAAATCAGGCCAATCATGCTGCTGTCTTAAAAATTGATGTAGGAAACCGCGATTTGCAGCAGTGCGCCGATGCGTGGATGCGCCTGTATGCGGAGTATCTTTGGTCGCGGCAACGTTTTGAAGAGATTGGTTTTCAGTTCACTAGCAGGCAATTCTATTCCTGGGCAGATTACCGCAAGGGTTTGAGGACTGTGGAAAGAAATAAAAAGGTACAGTTTATTGAAACGGAGGACCTGCGGGATGATTATTTGGCGTTCCGCGATTACCTGAGTATTATTTTTCAGTATGCGGGGACGATTTCCCTGGATCGCGAATCATTTGAAGTTGAAAGAAATACCGACATCCAACCCGGTGACTTTATTATAAAACCCGGAAGCCCCGGCCATCTGGTGATGATTGTCGGCGTGGCTGAGAATACTGCAGGGAAAAGACTGTACTTACTTGCCGAAAGTTTTATGCCTGCACAAGACATCCATATCCTTCAGAATCCTTTTAACACAGGTATTTCACCTTGGTATGAGCTTGATGTGAAGGCTGCCACCACCAAAACGAGCCGATATACTTTCTCACCGACTGTCATTAAGCGCTTCCACGCTTTTAAATAA
- a CDS encoding twin-arginine translocase TatA/TatE family subunit, with translation MELSIGEMLLIAVAIVVLFGPDKLPQIARDLGQGVRKMRGAMEDVKTEILKETDNPVSEIKREIDKVKQAAQDYNPLAESAQKTALDNEPPKVNLADNDDYTGPVSR, from the coding sequence ATGGAATTAAGTATAGGCGAAATGTTGTTAATAGCGGTGGCGATTGTGGTCCTCTTTGGGCCCGATAAACTTCCGCAGATTGCCCGTGACCTGGGACAGGGTGTACGCAAAATGCGCGGTGCCATGGAAGATGTGAAGACTGAAATCCTTAAAGAAACTGACAACCCAGTCTCCGAGATAAAGCGTGAGATCGATAAGGTGAAACAGGCTGCGCAGGATTATAATCCGTTAGCCGAATCTGCTCAGAAAACCGCTTTGGACAATGAACCTCCTAAAGTGAACTTGGCAGATAATGACGATTATACAGGACCAGTAAGCCGTTGA
- a CDS encoding GreA/GreB family elongation factor has translation MSRGFVKEDDQEEIPIVPPRADLPVGTENLVTPGGYKELLSEREKLLAEQEQLDASNEKEYRIAVNYLNARLHLLNERINSAKVVDPTRFPQQEVHFGTKVTIMNINNQQQQTFEIVGVDEAKISKGKISFITPLAKALTGKKVGESAILKLPGRETVFKILHIS, from the coding sequence ATGAGTCGTGGATTTGTAAAAGAAGATGACCAGGAGGAAATCCCCATCGTGCCACCCCGAGCGGATTTACCTGTCGGAACAGAAAACCTGGTGACACCGGGCGGATATAAGGAACTGCTAAGTGAACGCGAAAAACTGCTTGCTGAACAGGAACAGCTAGATGCCTCGAATGAAAAAGAGTATCGCATCGCCGTCAATTATCTGAACGCCCGCCTTCATCTGCTGAACGAAAGGATTAACAGCGCAAAAGTGGTTGACCCAACCAGATTTCCCCAACAAGAGGTTCATTTCGGTACTAAAGTGACGATAATGAACATCAATAATCAACAACAGCAGACTTTCGAGATTGTAGGTGTGGACGAAGCAAAGATCTCTAAAGGTAAAATTTCATTCATCACACCGTTGGCAAAAGCTTTAACCGGTAAGAAGGTGGGTGAAAGCGCTATCCTGAAATTACCCGGCAGGGAAACAGTGTTCAAGATTTTACACATCAGCTAA
- a CDS encoding phosphatase PAP2 family protein has protein sequence MHEVIQWDKEVFLFFNNLGSNTFDQFWIMVSATWIWVPLYVIFLYLLVKSYAVRHVVFILIFIALGVTISDQLAGIFKSGIGRLRPCHDPTLDALMREVKCGGKYGFYSSHASNTFFISTLMSMLLRHKHRYLPYLLYFWAGMVSYSRIYLGVHFPMDILMGAAMGFLLGGFFSVLSFKVIYKNSPVKSP, from the coding sequence ATGCACGAAGTTATACAGTGGGATAAAGAGGTTTTTCTGTTCTTTAATAATCTAGGCAGCAACACGTTTGATCAGTTTTGGATCATGGTTTCCGCCACCTGGATCTGGGTGCCGCTTTACGTAATTTTCCTTTATCTATTGGTGAAAAGCTATGCCGTGCGTCATGTGGTTTTTATCCTGATCTTCATAGCGTTAGGGGTAACCATTTCGGATCAGCTTGCCGGTATTTTTAAAAGCGGAATCGGCAGATTACGGCCGTGCCACGATCCTACTTTAGATGCATTGATGCGCGAAGTAAAATGCGGCGGGAAATATGGTTTCTATTCCAGTCACGCTTCCAATACTTTTTTTATCAGCACTTTAATGAGTATGCTTTTACGTCATAAACACAGGTATCTGCCGTATCTCCTTTATTTCTGGGCAGGTATGGTATCGTATAGCCGAATTTATCTGGGCGTTCACTTCCCTATGGATATTCTGATGGGTGCGGCAATGGGTTTTCTGCTAGGCGGCTTTTTTTCTGTGCTTTCATTTAAAGTGATTTACAAAAATTCCCCTGTAAAGTCTCCTTAG
- a CDS encoding GNAT family N-acetyltransferase → MDYLIRPVEPKDGAAIISIFKEGIAGGNATFDRDAPSWEAWDLKYLQNCRFVAVDEHGKVVGWAAIQAVSPRDCFRGVAEVSIYLAHSVHGQGLGARLLGKLVEDSEKQGFWMLQAGIFRENIASISLHKKFGFREVGFREKIGKMNGVWRDILLLERRSKVVN, encoded by the coding sequence ATGGATTATCTGATAAGACCTGTAGAGCCTAAAGACGGGGCTGCCATCATCTCGATTTTTAAAGAGGGGATCGCAGGCGGTAACGCCACCTTCGACCGCGATGCGCCAAGTTGGGAAGCCTGGGATTTGAAGTATCTGCAGAACTGCCGTTTTGTTGCCGTGGATGAACATGGTAAAGTTGTAGGTTGGGCTGCAATACAGGCGGTGAGCCCGCGCGATTGTTTCCGTGGTGTGGCAGAGGTGAGTATCTATCTTGCCCATTCGGTACACGGCCAGGGATTAGGCGCGCGACTGCTCGGAAAATTGGTTGAGGACAGTGAAAAGCAAGGTTTCTGGATGCTTCAGGCGGGCATTTTCCGTGAGAATATAGCCAGTATATCGTTACATAAAAAGTTCGGGTTCCGCGAAGTAGGTTTTCGAGAAAAAATCGGTAAGATGAATGGTGTGTGGCGGGATATTCTATTATTGGAACGCCGCAGCAAAGTTGTTAATTAA
- a CDS encoding thioredoxin family protein has product MYTELAEDTLQQLVADHDKVVVQYGATWCGNCRIMKPKFKKLAAENEEIPFYYVDAEKLPESRKLAKVDNLPTFAIFKNGELINQVQTNQAESLINLFNELN; this is encoded by the coding sequence ATGTACACAGAATTAGCTGAAGACACCCTGCAACAGTTGGTAGCGGATCACGATAAAGTAGTGGTTCAGTACGGTGCTACATGGTGCGGAAACTGCCGCATTATGAAACCGAAATTCAAAAAACTGGCTGCAGAGAATGAAGAGATCCCTTTCTATTATGTAGATGCGGAAAAACTGCCAGAAAGCCGCAAATTGGCAAAAGTGGACAACCTGCCTACATTTGCCATCTTTAAAAATGGTGAACTGATAAACCAGGTACAAACCAACCAGGCAGAGAGTCTTATTAATCTTTTTAATGAATTAAACTAA
- a CDS encoding DsbA family protein produces MKVDIWSDIRCPFCYVGKKNFEKALSDFSDASDIEVVWHSFQLDPQLKTQPERDPYDFFAEAKQIPLTQVKAMHQHALQAGKMAGIDFNFDESKVANSYRGHLLIQYAKTKGLGDEMKELMFKAQFIEGKNIDDPATLLEIGKQAGFTEEEINIALASDDLAHAISQDGLMARQLGINAVPFFVFNDKYGVSGAQQPALFLEVLEKSWEEFSSGDKGLQIINEGDVCDTDGNCD; encoded by the coding sequence ATGAAAGTAGATATCTGGAGTGACATCCGCTGCCCATTCTGTTATGTAGGCAAAAAGAATTTCGAGAAGGCTTTGTCCGATTTTTCAGATGCGTCGGATATTGAGGTTGTTTGGCATAGCTTCCAGCTGGATCCGCAACTGAAAACACAACCCGAACGCGATCCTTATGACTTTTTCGCGGAAGCAAAACAAATCCCTCTCACACAGGTAAAAGCCATGCACCAACATGCGTTGCAAGCCGGAAAAATGGCTGGCATTGATTTTAATTTTGATGAATCAAAGGTTGCCAATTCCTATCGCGGACATCTTCTAATCCAATATGCAAAAACCAAAGGTCTTGGGGATGAGATGAAAGAATTGATGTTTAAAGCCCAATTCATTGAAGGGAAAAACATAGATGACCCTGCTACCCTGCTTGAAATAGGCAAACAGGCCGGTTTTACAGAAGAGGAGATCAATATCGCACTGGCTTCAGATGATCTGGCGCACGCTATATCTCAGGATGGTCTCATGGCGCGACAATTAGGCATCAATGCCGTACCTTTTTTTGTCTTCAATGATAAATATGGTGTTTCCGGGGCGCAGCAGCCCGCACTCTTTCTGGAGGTGCTCGAGAAATCCTGGGAAGAATTTTCCTCAGGTGACAAAGGGCTACAAATTATTAATGAAGGAGACGTATGTGATACCGACGGAAACTGTGATTAA
- the uvrA gene encoding excinuclease ABC subunit UvrA codes for MENNKEYIEVYGAREHNLKNISVKIPRNELVVITGLSGSGKSSLAFDTIFAEGQRRYIETFSAYARQFLGGLERPDVDKIDGLSPVIAIEQKTTNKNPRSTVGTVTELYDFLRLLFARVSDAYSLTTGKKLVSYTEEQIIEVIKENYSGSKVMLLAPVIRSRKGHYHELFIQMAKKGYSQARIDGEIQDIENDLKLDRYKTHDIDIVIDRWIIGESATENRMEKSIRTAMQMGDGTIGIQILGSNDIEYFSKNLMDSESRQSLALPEPNTFSFNSPKGSCPFCKGLGTVQKVNTDYFVENPKLSVNQGGMLPLEDMKSNKWIVGQIKNILEIFGLSLSTSIKDIPEEALHYIYHGCHKEFNKDLKYAGITKKIKVNFDGLVPIITEMIDDKESYDATLLERHFTTEETCPECKGTRLQPTSLSFRIAGKNIAEVNALSLLDLMQWLNEIEDKFSEKNKVIAHEILKEIKTRLQFLLDVGLDYLSLSRSSRTLSGGESQRIRLATQIGSQLVNVLYILDEPSIGLHQRDNERLINSLKNLRDIGNSVLVVEHDKDMILEADEVLDIGPRAGKFGGEVLWQGKPEDLLKADTVTADYMTGKRKIEIPAQRREGNGKSLILKGATGNNLKNVTLEIPLGKLVVVTGISGSGKSSLISGTLYPILNKHFYRAVQEPLPYKKFEGIEHIDKIVDMDQAPIGRTPRSNPATYTGMFTDIRNLFAELPESKIRGYKAGRFSFNVKGGRCETCQGGGLKVIEMNFLPDVYVHCETCNGKRFNRETLEVRYKGKSISDVLEMTIDEATEFFKPLPKIYAKVKTLHDVGLGYITLGQQSTTLSGGEAQRIKLATELSKKQTGNTLYILDEPTTGLHFEDVKVLMDAINKLVDLGNSFVIIEHNLDVIKLADHIIDVGMEGGNKGGEIIAKGTPEEVARSKKSLTAKFLKRELRS; via the coding sequence ATGGAAAATAATAAAGAATATATAGAGGTTTATGGCGCACGCGAACATAACCTAAAAAACATATCAGTAAAAATCCCACGTAATGAACTGGTGGTGATTACCGGACTGTCGGGCAGCGGAAAATCTTCGTTGGCTTTCGATACCATTTTTGCTGAGGGACAGCGTAGGTATATCGAAACCTTTTCGGCTTATGCAAGACAGTTTCTGGGTGGGCTGGAGCGACCTGATGTTGATAAAATTGACGGACTTTCACCCGTAATCGCGATTGAACAGAAAACCACAAACAAAAATCCGCGGTCAACCGTAGGGACCGTAACGGAGTTATATGACTTTCTACGGCTGCTCTTCGCGCGCGTATCAGATGCGTATTCCCTTACCACAGGAAAAAAGTTGGTAAGCTATACCGAAGAACAGATAATAGAGGTGATAAAAGAAAATTACAGTGGCAGTAAAGTAATGCTGCTGGCACCCGTCATTCGTTCAAGAAAAGGGCATTATCATGAACTTTTCATTCAGATGGCCAAAAAAGGTTATTCGCAGGCCAGAATTGATGGTGAAATTCAGGATATTGAAAACGACTTGAAACTCGACCGTTACAAAACCCACGATATTGATATCGTGATCGACCGCTGGATCATTGGTGAAAGCGCCACCGAAAACCGCATGGAAAAATCCATCCGCACAGCGATGCAAATGGGTGATGGCACCATCGGCATCCAGATATTAGGCAGCAACGATATCGAGTATTTCTCAAAGAACCTGATGGATTCCGAGTCGAGACAATCGCTTGCCTTGCCCGAACCGAATACCTTTTCATTCAATTCCCCAAAAGGCAGTTGTCCGTTTTGCAAAGGCCTTGGCACCGTACAGAAGGTAAACACCGATTATTTTGTCGAGAATCCGAAACTCTCCGTAAACCAGGGAGGTATGTTGCCATTGGAAGATATGAAGTCGAATAAATGGATTGTCGGGCAGATAAAAAACATTCTGGAAATCTTTGGTTTGAGTCTTTCTACCTCCATTAAAGACATCCCCGAAGAAGCCTTGCACTACATCTATCACGGCTGCCATAAAGAATTTAACAAAGACCTGAAATATGCGGGCATCACAAAGAAAATAAAAGTTAATTTCGATGGTTTAGTGCCGATCATTACAGAGATGATTGATGATAAGGAAAGCTATGACGCCACCCTGCTTGAAAGACATTTTACCACCGAAGAAACCTGCCCCGAATGTAAAGGGACACGCCTGCAGCCAACCAGTTTAAGTTTTAGGATCGCCGGTAAGAACATTGCGGAAGTCAACGCGCTGTCCTTGCTGGATCTCATGCAGTGGCTGAACGAAATAGAAGATAAATTCAGTGAGAAAAATAAAGTCATCGCACACGAAATCTTAAAGGAAATTAAAACACGTCTGCAGTTTCTGCTTGATGTAGGGCTAGATTACCTGAGTCTCAGCCGCAGTTCGCGGACGCTTTCGGGTGGCGAATCACAACGCATCCGCTTGGCGACACAGATTGGTTCGCAGCTCGTTAATGTGCTTTATATCCTTGATGAGCCTTCCATTGGTCTTCACCAGAGAGATAATGAAAGACTGATAAACTCACTGAAAAATCTGCGCGACATCGGCAACTCCGTTTTGGTGGTGGAGCATGATAAAGACATGATTCTGGAAGCCGATGAAGTATTGGATATCGGCCCGCGTGCCGGCAAATTCGGCGGGGAGGTACTGTGGCAGGGAAAACCTGAGGATCTGCTAAAAGCTGATACCGTGACCGCGGATTATATGACCGGAAAACGGAAAATCGAGATACCCGCGCAACGCAGGGAAGGAAACGGAAAATCCCTGATCCTGAAAGGCGCCACCGGCAATAACCTGAAGAACGTAACGCTCGAAATTCCGCTGGGTAAACTCGTGGTGGTAACAGGTATTTCAGGAAGTGGCAAATCCTCACTCATCAGCGGAACGCTTTATCCTATTCTAAATAAACATTTCTACCGTGCCGTTCAGGAGCCATTGCCGTATAAAAAATTTGAAGGTATTGAGCATATCGATAAGATCGTGGACATGGATCAGGCACCTATTGGGCGCACACCACGTTCAAACCCCGCCACTTACACCGGCATGTTTACCGATATCCGGAATCTCTTTGCCGAACTCCCCGAATCTAAGATCCGTGGTTATAAAGCAGGTCGGTTTTCCTTTAATGTAAAAGGCGGCCGCTGCGAAACCTGCCAGGGTGGTGGACTGAAAGTGATCGAAATGAATTTCTTGCCTGATGTATATGTGCATTGCGAAACCTGTAACGGAAAACGCTTTAACCGCGAAACTCTAGAGGTGAGGTATAAAGGTAAATCCATTTCCGATGTGCTGGAGATGACGATCGATGAAGCTACTGAATTCTTTAAGCCCTTACCGAAAATTTATGCCAAGGTAAAGACTTTACATGATGTCGGTCTGGGATATATCACGTTGGGGCAACAATCCACCACACTTTCCGGTGGCGAGGCACAGCGTATAAAACTGGCCACAGAACTGTCTAAAAAACAAACCGGAAATACACTCTATATTCTGGATGAACCTACTACCGGACTGCATTTTGAAGATGTGAAGGTACTGATGGATGCCATCAATAAGTTAGTGGACCTCGGTAATTCCTTTGTAATCATCGAGCATAACCTAGATGTGATAAAACTTGCCGATCATATTATCGATGTAGGGATGGAAGGCGGAAATAAAGGCGGTGAGATCATCGCGAAAGGCACCCCGGAAGAAGTCGCGAGATCAAAGAAAAGTCTTACAGCCAAATTCCTGAAACGTGAACTTCGCTCATAA